From the Halorhabdus utahensis DSM 12940 genome, one window contains:
- the pheS gene encoding phenylalanine--tRNA ligase subunit alpha produces MELPSDQLAVVEAASADDRRTVEQLSEETGLATAAVTRAAFELEDEGLVAVTETTDESVSLTEEGESYLDAGLPEHRLYSAAVEAGADEGGVSMGQVIGAADLDGAAVDIALSNFARKGYGEIESGEITAEPDVDPNDDAEAAALAAIDAGDAVDDNDVLDQLDRRGLIERDERTVRSVELTDAAVTELMAGIEEAQEVDRLTPDLLTSGDWEDVEFADYNVEADAEAIDGGKMHPLRGMAERVKEVLVGMGFEEMNGPHADAEFWINDALFMPQDHPARTHWDQFALDVPPMDDLPDGVREDVERAHREGAGPDGEGYHSPWGEEMARQVDLRGHTTSLSARHLAGVAQGDLEPPQRFFSVEKAYRNDEIDATHLLEFFQIEGWVMAEDLSVRDLMGTFTEFYEQFGITDLEFKPTYNPYTEPSFELFGEHPVTGEVVEIGNSGIFRPEMLDPLSVECDVMAWGLALERLMMLVTGAEDIRDVHGTLADLEYLRTEEVRY; encoded by the coding sequence ATGGAACTCCCGAGCGACCAACTCGCGGTGGTCGAAGCCGCGAGCGCAGACGACCGACGCACCGTCGAACAGCTGAGCGAGGAAACCGGCTTGGCCACCGCGGCCGTCACGCGAGCCGCCTTCGAGCTTGAGGACGAGGGGCTGGTGGCCGTCACCGAAACGACCGACGAATCGGTCTCGCTGACCGAGGAGGGCGAGTCCTATCTCGACGCCGGTCTGCCCGAACACCGCCTCTACTCCGCTGCCGTCGAGGCCGGTGCCGACGAGGGGGGCGTCTCGATGGGGCAGGTCATCGGGGCCGCCGATCTCGATGGCGCGGCCGTCGACATCGCGCTGTCGAACTTCGCCCGGAAGGGCTACGGCGAGATCGAGTCGGGCGAGATCACCGCCGAACCTGACGTCGATCCGAACGACGACGCGGAAGCCGCCGCCCTGGCGGCTATCGATGCAGGCGACGCTGTCGATGACAACGACGTCCTCGATCAACTGGATCGACGCGGGCTGATCGAGCGCGACGAGCGCACCGTCCGGTCGGTCGAACTCACTGACGCGGCCGTAACGGAACTCATGGCTGGGATCGAGGAGGCCCAGGAAGTGGATCGCCTGACGCCCGATCTCCTTACCAGCGGCGACTGGGAGGACGTCGAATTCGCCGACTACAACGTCGAGGCCGACGCCGAGGCCATCGACGGCGGGAAGATGCACCCGCTTCGCGGCATGGCCGAGCGCGTCAAGGAAGTCCTCGTCGGCATGGGCTTCGAGGAGATGAACGGTCCCCACGCCGACGCGGAGTTCTGGATCAACGACGCGCTGTTCATGCCCCAGGATCACCCCGCGCGCACGCACTGGGACCAGTTCGCGCTGGACGTGCCGCCGATGGACGACCTGCCCGACGGGGTCCGCGAGGACGTCGAGCGCGCCCATCGGGAGGGCGCTGGCCCCGATGGCGAGGGGTATCACTCGCCGTGGGGCGAGGAGATGGCCCGCCAGGTCGACCTTCGTGGCCACACCACGTCACTCTCTGCCCGTCACCTCGCGGGCGTCGCGCAGGGCGACCTCGAACCGCCACAGCGCTTTTTCTCCGTCGAGAAGGCCTACCGCAACGACGAGATCGACGCGACTCACCTCCTCGAGTTCTTCCAGATCGAGGGGTGGGTGATGGCCGAGGACCTCTCGGTGCGGGACCTGATGGGCACGTTCACGGAGTTCTACGAACAGTTCGGGATCACCGACCTGGAGTTCAAGCCGACGTACAACCCCTACACGGAGCCGAGTTTCGAGCTGTTCGGCGAGCACCCGGTCACGGGCGAGGTCGTCGAGATCGGCAACTCCGGCATTTTCCGGCCCGAGATGCTCGATCCCCTCAGCGTCGAGTGTGACGTGATGGCCTGGGGACTCGCCCTTGAGCGACTCATGATGCTCGTCACCGGTGCCGAGGACATTCGGGACGTCCACGGGACGCTGGCGGATCTTGAGTACCTGCGAACTGAGGAGGTGCGTTACTGA